The following are encoded in a window of Rubellicoccus peritrichatus genomic DNA:
- a CDS encoding response regulator transcription factor has translation MRVYIIEDVELMLEVVHSYVSSLEGMEIVGEAEDGMVAMNEIAALKPDLVLTDINLPEVNGLEILYLLKRKYPQMRVVLFTGSITRERVKLAYEGGADGFIEKSADLTEFRNAIEALSSGQRYFGGPAKHHLGAILADSGSFEA, from the coding sequence ATGCGAGTTTACATCATCGAGGACGTTGAATTGATGCTCGAAGTCGTGCATTCCTATGTCAGCTCTCTGGAAGGCATGGAAATTGTCGGTGAAGCGGAAGATGGCATGGTTGCGATGAATGAAATTGCGGCATTAAAGCCGGATCTGGTCCTGACCGATATCAATCTCCCCGAAGTGAATGGACTGGAGATTCTCTATCTCCTGAAAAGGAAGTATCCGCAGATGCGCGTAGTATTGTTCACTGGTTCCATCACCAGGGAACGCGTCAAACTCGCCTATGAAGGTGGTGCCGATGGCTTCATCGAAAAAAGTGCTGATCTGACCGAATTCCGTAACGCGATCGAAGCCCTTTCCAGTGGTCAACGCTACTTTGGAGGCCCAGCCAAGCATCACCTTGGCGCTATTCTGGCAGATTCTGGCTCCTTTGAAGCATAA
- a CDS encoding LacI family DNA-binding transcriptional regulator, which yields MKKRPSIQDIADRLGVCKMTVSLALRKNPKISKATREKVEAVAEELGYRKNPELSRFMSAIRRKATDERGLPLAYITTGKVRGEWRRSATERQYWEGAQQQAEAYGFYIMEFWLDEPGMSEKRLSQILWSRGIQGVILHPFSGSITDRTREIVIELNLSRFATVTMGDMLTRPVLNRVVHDHYTSTLEAMDALVQLGYKRIGFCMTKHMDRIVKHRWQAAYRIYCANNPVNRIEPLIRHDLNASHIGEWCQKKKLDAVISADIRMASFFEQVGIKMGDEVAYADLDLDRNHENYHGVSGIDQNSRAVGNVAVDALMSGIQRNECGVPQSPLTIQVEGSWHDRGSTPSVKMDGA from the coding sequence ATGAAGAAGCGCCCAAGTATTCAGGATATCGCAGACCGTCTGGGTGTGTGCAAAATGACGGTTTCTCTGGCATTGAGAAAAAACCCGAAGATCAGCAAAGCGACGCGCGAGAAAGTCGAGGCAGTTGCTGAAGAGCTGGGTTACAGGAAGAATCCTGAGCTTTCACGGTTCATGTCAGCAATAAGACGAAAGGCTACCGATGAACGCGGTTTGCCTCTGGCCTACATTACGACGGGAAAGGTCAGGGGAGAGTGGCGAAGATCAGCGACTGAGCGACAGTATTGGGAAGGAGCCCAGCAGCAGGCCGAAGCTTACGGCTTTTACATTATGGAGTTCTGGCTCGATGAGCCTGGGATGAGTGAGAAACGCCTGAGTCAGATCCTTTGGAGTCGCGGCATTCAAGGGGTCATTCTTCATCCTTTTTCCGGATCGATTACCGACAGGACTCGGGAAATTGTCATTGAGCTTAATTTATCGCGATTTGCGACGGTTACGATGGGGGACATGCTGACCCGCCCAGTTCTCAACCGTGTGGTTCATGATCATTACACCTCCACGCTCGAGGCGATGGATGCCTTGGTTCAACTTGGTTACAAACGCATCGGGTTTTGCATGACCAAACACATGGACCGCATCGTGAAGCATCGCTGGCAGGCGGCCTATCGGATTTACTGTGCCAATAATCCAGTGAACCGGATCGAGCCACTCATTCGCCATGATTTAAACGCTTCCCACATCGGTGAATGGTGCCAGAAGAAGAAGCTTGATGCGGTTATCAGCGCAGATATCCGGATGGCATCATTCTTTGAGCAGGTCGGGATTAAAATGGGCGATGAGGTTGCCTATGCAGACCTTGATCTGGATCGTAATCACGAAAATTACCATGGCGTCAGCGGTATTGATCAGAACTCCCGTGCTGTGGGCAATGTCGCTGTCGATGCGCTGATGTCGGGAATCCAGCGGAACGAATGTGGTGTTCCTCAAAGTCCCTTAACCATTCAAGTCGAAGGCAGCTGGCATGACAGGGGATCAACGCCTTCTGTAAAGATGGATGGAGCTTAG
- a CDS encoding PEP-CTERM sorting domain-containing protein (PEP-CTERM proteins occur, often in large numbers, in the proteomes of bacteria that also encode an exosortase, a predicted intramembrane cysteine proteinase. The presence of a PEP-CTERM domain at a protein's C-terminus predicts cleavage within the sorting domain, followed by covalent anchoring to some some component of the (usually Gram-negative) cell surface. Many PEP-CTERM proteins exhibit an unusual sequence composition that includes large numbers of potential glycosylation sites. Expression of one such protein has been shown restore the ability of a bacterium to form floc, a type of biofilm.) produces MKLVKYVSLAALCSAGTLFAAPFTDPLDNTDNLNPFGGLVLNDNGGSGIVSMTRAGAGDEGADWNIGGTTNLSLDLADQQFVLNITPEAQIGDGQWHVNILFFDGGGSFISENNLIGFNSSTSLASNNIADFATNQGVVGADNYLVRMRIQGTAVTGGFSFSEFAAVPEPGHFALLIGGLSLGLLVYRKKYSK; encoded by the coding sequence ATGAAATTAGTAAAATACGTTTCCCTCGCAGCTCTTTGCTCAGCCGGAACTCTTTTCGCAGCACCTTTTACCGACCCCCTGGATAACACTGACAACCTTAATCCTTTTGGTGGCCTGGTTCTAAACGACAATGGAGGCTCTGGTATCGTTAGCATGACACGCGCTGGTGCAGGTGATGAGGGCGCCGATTGGAATATCGGAGGCACCACCAATCTTTCATTGGACCTCGCAGATCAGCAATTTGTTCTAAACATTACTCCCGAAGCACAAATTGGCGATGGCCAATGGCACGTGAACATTCTCTTTTTTGATGGCGGAGGCAGCTTCATCTCAGAAAACAACCTTATTGGTTTCAACAGCAGCACAAGTCTAGCCAGCAATAACATCGCTGACTTTGCAACAAACCAGGGCGTCGTTGGTGCAGATAACTATCTTGTTCGGATGCGTATTCAGGGCACAGCTGTGACTGGCGGCTTCAGCTTCAGCGAATTTGCAGCCGTTCCAGAGCCTGGACATTTTGCACTTTTGATTGGTGGCCTTTCCTTGGGACTCCTTGTCTATCGCAAGAAGTACTCAAAGTAA
- a CDS encoding endo-1,3-alpha-glucanase family glycosylhydrolase, protein MTAFSACVQDSSSNNDVENATVSNSNWNIQSDAPILAAHYMPWFSNPNTAQGDNPNWSHWAWKDSKVDRNPEVRQDDNRRDIASIQYPLIGPYSSDSDHVIRYHMKTAKSAGIDAFFVIWYGPGSDTDKVIPKLLEEAELQDMKLAICYEEKLNWTPYRKPESREDIVATTIDDLNYVIDEYSDHPAYLRRGGKPFIYQFNYWGEDDLGPRSIQPNEWEEIFNSLGQPIVYARQNLSPQHHPNIDGAYLWWTTDESYIKDFASFSRHMIDEGQLEFFMSMIAPGFDDSGVNGWGEGSRITPRAGLSLLKDTFERAWQHDPEVIQVVTWNDFNEGTALEPTLGNGFQYLDALESWWSEKTGRPANLEDNREAFMEYLQVASPEERSEVLPQALQVANENSDLKVSVPNYLETID, encoded by the coding sequence ATGACTGCTTTTTCAGCCTGTGTTCAGGATTCCTCTTCCAATAACGACGTAGAAAACGCGACAGTGTCCAATAGCAATTGGAATATCCAAAGCGATGCGCCCATCCTGGCCGCACACTACATGCCATGGTTTTCCAATCCAAATACCGCTCAGGGTGACAACCCAAACTGGTCCCATTGGGCATGGAAGGACAGCAAGGTGGACCGCAACCCGGAAGTACGCCAGGATGACAACCGCCGGGACATCGCATCGATCCAGTATCCACTGATCGGTCCCTACAGCTCAGATAGCGATCATGTCATTCGCTATCATATGAAGACAGCCAAGTCGGCTGGCATTGATGCATTTTTTGTAATCTGGTATGGGCCAGGCAGCGATACGGATAAAGTCATTCCAAAGCTTCTGGAAGAAGCCGAACTACAGGACATGAAGCTCGCCATCTGCTACGAGGAGAAACTGAACTGGACACCTTATCGCAAACCCGAATCCCGCGAGGACATTGTCGCGACAACCATCGATGACCTCAACTATGTCATCGATGAATACAGCGATCATCCAGCTTACCTAAGACGCGGAGGAAAGCCTTTCATTTACCAGTTCAATTATTGGGGCGAAGACGATCTTGGCCCACGCTCCATCCAGCCCAACGAGTGGGAAGAGATTTTTAATTCACTAGGCCAGCCAATCGTTTACGCACGACAAAACCTGAGCCCGCAGCATCATCCAAACATTGATGGAGCCTATCTGTGGTGGACCACCGACGAGTCCTACATCAAAGACTTCGCATCTTTCTCCCGCCATATGATCGACGAGGGGCAGCTCGAATTCTTCATGAGCATGATTGCTCCCGGGTTTGATGACTCTGGTGTGAACGGATGGGGAGAAGGCAGTCGCATCACTCCAAGAGCAGGCCTTTCTCTCCTGAAAGACACTTTTGAGCGAGCCTGGCAACATGACCCCGAAGTGATACAAGTAGTCACTTGGAATGACTTTAATGAAGGAACTGCCCTTGAGCCTACACTTGGCAACGGATTTCAATACCTGGATGCACTCGAATCATGGTGGAGCGAAAAAACCGGTCGCCCGGCTAACCTGGAAGACAACCGGGAAGCATTCATGGAATACCTGCAAGTCGCATCTCCGGAAGAACGCTCAGAAGTGCTGCCTCAAGCCCTTCAAGTTGCGAATGAGAACAGCGACCTTAAAGTAAGCGTTCCCAATTATCTTGAAACGATTGATTGA
- a CDS encoding type II secretion system protein: MMPQINQRKYMRQLPGFSLVELLTAIAVVGVLSALISLGVVRARTQAYKSTSSSNVRQIVTTLNLYALDNGGRLPDQVHPTTGQDWSGTLVEEGFLAENEVFSSPGDTFERVYDGEARSYAINSSKYTYLQNGYMAPWPKLGDTNAKPAEIALIPPNIILVGENFGGGNDGSGAVVGIAEHEGLDASTRDFYDDQGAFYGKADGSVAFRSSEEMKQYRADTDYGGDPRDPWKWKN; the protein is encoded by the coding sequence ATGATGCCCCAAATTAACCAAAGAAAGTATATGCGCCAGTTGCCGGGATTTTCGCTCGTTGAATTGTTAACGGCGATTGCAGTTGTCGGTGTCCTTTCGGCGCTGATTTCCCTGGGAGTGGTTCGGGCGCGCACACAGGCATACAAATCCACCTCAAGCAGCAATGTCCGCCAGATCGTTACGACGCTGAACTTGTATGCTTTGGATAATGGTGGCCGTTTGCCGGATCAGGTTCACCCGACAACGGGTCAGGACTGGAGCGGGACTTTGGTTGAGGAGGGTTTTTTGGCCGAGAACGAAGTTTTCTCATCCCCAGGAGACACTTTTGAGCGGGTTTATGATGGTGAGGCACGTAGCTACGCAATCAATTCATCCAAGTATACTTACCTGCAAAATGGTTACATGGCACCGTGGCCCAAATTGGGGGATACCAACGCAAAGCCTGCTGAAATTGCTTTAATACCACCCAACATCATCCTCGTAGGTGAGAACTTTGGCGGAGGTAATGACGGTTCGGGAGCTGTTGTCGGAATTGCCGAACACGAAGGGCTGGATGCTTCCACTCGTGACTTTTATGATGATCAGGGTGCTTTCTACGGCAAAGCCGATGGCAGTGTTGCCTTTAGGAGCAGTGAGGAGATGAAGCAATACCGTGCGGATACGGATTATGGCGGAGATCCTCGTGATCCCTGGAAATGGAAAAACTAA
- a CDS encoding AMP-binding protein — protein MEHAMQSSIQETPSTLSLGWVKRPFRRISQMAFYAFSWIIVKTLYRIRSKGWDNLPTEGGAVLICNHVSYVDAVLLAIASPRRIRFLSLDTLQKVPVVGTFLRLADVIPVSPERSKDAIRLAVEHAKRGEIVGIFPEGHLTRDGHVHEFQRGYELIARRAGVPVVPVCLDGLWGSIFSFKGGRFFKKWPSRLPYRVSIQVGASFNAREMNPETARQTILDMGADAFAQRPELQGHIGGMVLESLCEDPKRECIVDYSAGRKSLNAGTVAALAICLSKHFKATIPEKRVAVVLPPGLGGALANVALSLAGKIPVNLNFTLGRSALQSCLRRGEIKTIISAAPVKEKIDQKFPDFPWTEHVIDIKKEIDALPKPKLIFWILAGKLLPAKVVASLAGAPKQGGDEEAALLFTSGSDGDPKGVVLTHKNIIANAKQVLACGVFPQNESLMANLPIFHSFGFTVTIWCPLLEKVKVTYTPSPLDFKLAAKAIKQESAGILLGTPTFFRPYLTRVQPEDMASVKIVVGGAEKTPKGFHEAWEERFPNSSYLEGYGLTETSPVASVNIPKEYLPKEYETGMRKGSVGRLFPGMAAEIVDPDTGEVLPIGETGILKLKGANVFNGYLNDPERTAQVLEGDWFTTGDLARLDEEGFLFIEGRLSRFSKMGGEMVPHGTIETAIARVFEVDKAETPQVAVTARVDESKGEALVLVSAIDIEPAELRKRLSSDGLPNLWIPKEIKRVDAIPTLASGKLELAALKKIAAE, from the coding sequence ATGGAACACGCTATGCAGTCTTCAATTCAAGAAACACCTTCGACTCTAAGCCTGGGATGGGTAAAACGGCCCTTTCGCCGCATCAGTCAAATGGCCTTCTATGCCTTTTCCTGGATCATAGTCAAAACGCTCTATAGAATTCGCTCCAAAGGCTGGGACAACCTTCCCACCGAAGGGGGTGCCGTGCTGATCTGCAATCATGTCTCCTATGTTGATGCCGTTCTGCTGGCGATCGCCTCTCCTCGCAGAATCCGCTTTCTAAGCCTGGATACGCTCCAGAAAGTCCCCGTCGTCGGAACATTCCTACGTCTGGCTGACGTTATTCCAGTCTCACCAGAACGCTCAAAGGACGCCATTCGACTGGCTGTCGAGCACGCCAAACGCGGAGAAATTGTAGGAATATTCCCGGAAGGACATCTGACCCGGGATGGGCATGTCCATGAATTTCAGCGCGGCTACGAGCTGATTGCCCGCCGGGCTGGCGTTCCTGTGGTGCCTGTTTGTCTTGACGGCCTCTGGGGCTCCATCTTCAGTTTCAAGGGAGGTCGCTTTTTCAAGAAGTGGCCAAGTCGCCTGCCTTATCGAGTTTCGATTCAAGTAGGAGCCTCATTCAATGCACGTGAAATGAACCCGGAAACAGCCCGTCAAACCATCCTCGACATGGGTGCTGATGCCTTTGCTCAGCGTCCCGAACTACAAGGCCATATAGGTGGCATGGTTCTTGAGAGCCTCTGCGAAGACCCCAAGCGGGAATGCATTGTCGATTACAGTGCCGGCCGCAAATCGCTCAATGCTGGAACTGTCGCTGCACTCGCTATTTGCCTCAGCAAGCACTTCAAAGCCACCATTCCTGAAAAGCGCGTAGCCGTTGTCCTTCCTCCGGGGCTTGGCGGAGCATTGGCCAATGTTGCTCTGAGCCTCGCCGGCAAAATCCCGGTGAACCTCAACTTCACCCTCGGGCGCTCAGCGCTTCAAAGCTGCCTGCGCCGTGGAGAGATAAAAACCATCATCAGCGCAGCTCCGGTGAAAGAGAAAATCGACCAGAAGTTCCCGGATTTCCCCTGGACCGAGCACGTGATCGACATCAAGAAGGAGATCGATGCGCTGCCGAAGCCCAAGCTCATCTTCTGGATCCTGGCCGGAAAGCTACTCCCGGCCAAGGTGGTTGCTTCGCTGGCTGGAGCACCAAAACAAGGCGGTGACGAAGAAGCGGCGCTGCTCTTCACGAGCGGTAGTGATGGTGACCCGAAAGGCGTTGTCCTTACGCACAAGAACATTATTGCAAATGCCAAACAGGTCCTGGCCTGCGGCGTCTTTCCCCAAAATGAAAGTCTGATGGCCAATCTGCCGATATTCCATAGTTTCGGCTTTACCGTCACGATCTGGTGCCCACTGCTTGAAAAAGTAAAGGTCACTTACACTCCGAGCCCACTGGATTTCAAACTGGCTGCAAAAGCGATTAAACAGGAGTCCGCCGGTATTCTCCTCGGGACGCCAACCTTCTTCCGCCCATACCTAACCCGGGTTCAGCCGGAAGATATGGCCTCTGTCAAAATCGTTGTCGGTGGGGCTGAGAAGACACCAAAGGGCTTTCACGAAGCCTGGGAGGAACGTTTTCCGAATAGCAGCTATCTCGAAGGCTATGGCCTGACCGAAACATCACCCGTGGCCTCGGTCAATATCCCCAAAGAGTATCTACCCAAGGAGTACGAGACAGGGATGCGCAAAGGCTCGGTTGGACGCCTTTTCCCAGGCATGGCAGCGGAGATTGTCGATCCGGATACCGGCGAAGTACTGCCGATTGGTGAGACTGGCATTCTGAAATTAAAAGGTGCCAACGTATTTAACGGTTACCTGAACGACCCCGAACGCACCGCTCAAGTGCTCGAAGGAGACTGGTTTACCACCGGTGACCTTGCCCGCCTGGACGAAGAAGGTTTTCTTTTTATAGAAGGTCGCTTGTCCCGCTTTTCCAAAATGGGTGGTGAGATGGTTCCTCACGGAACGATTGAAACTGCGATCGCCCGTGTCTTCGAAGTCGACAAGGCAGAAACACCGCAAGTCGCCGTCACAGCACGTGTTGATGAATCAAAAGGCGAAGCCCTGGTCCTGGTTTCAGCGATTGATATAGAACCGGCAGAGTTGCGTAAACGCCTTTCCAGTGACGGCCTTCCGAATCTCTGGATCCCCAAGGAAATCAAACGCGTTGATGCAATTCCGACCTTAGCCTCCGGCAAACTCGAACTGGCAGCACTGAAGAAAATCGCGGCAGAGTGA
- a CDS encoding esterase/lipase family protein: protein MPCYLPGITRTKINVLPGKGDHVVLLDGIAHDGLNMKGFAKALNQQGYQVLNLGYPSTQLSISEIAEDYLTRHFAKHLPEDGRPVHFITHSMGGIVLRHYHHTFGMGRLGRVVMLSPPNHGSEVAEHLKHFFVYQWYFGPAGQEIGTGRDSVPLGLPAADFEVGVLTGSVSFDPWFDPLFEGTHDGKVSVESARLEGMKEFRVVPCSHYGMTFSRKVQAMAMRFLAEGGF from the coding sequence ATGCCCTGTTACTTACCAGGTATCACCCGAACGAAGATTAATGTTCTTCCAGGGAAAGGTGATCATGTCGTTCTGCTTGATGGAATTGCCCACGATGGTTTGAACATGAAGGGATTCGCAAAGGCGCTTAATCAGCAAGGCTACCAGGTTTTGAATCTGGGATATCCATCGACGCAGTTATCCATTAGCGAGATCGCCGAAGATTATTTGACCAGGCACTTTGCCAAACACTTACCCGAAGACGGGCGGCCCGTTCACTTCATCACGCACTCTATGGGCGGGATTGTCCTACGGCATTATCATCATACCTTTGGCATGGGTCGACTGGGACGCGTGGTCATGCTGTCGCCTCCCAATCACGGCAGCGAAGTCGCCGAGCATTTGAAGCACTTCTTCGTTTATCAATGGTATTTCGGACCGGCCGGACAGGAAATCGGAACAGGACGCGATTCCGTCCCACTGGGTCTGCCGGCTGCTGATTTCGAAGTCGGCGTATTGACAGGAAGTGTCTCTTTTGACCCATGGTTTGACCCACTATTTGAAGGGACTCATGACGGTAAAGTTTCCGTCGAAAGTGCACGACTCGAAGGGATGAAGGAATTTCGCGTCGTCCCATGCAGTCATTATGGCATGACCTTCAGCCGCAAAGTTCAGGCCATGGCGATGCGCTTTCTCGCAGAAGGGGGTTTTTGA